The genomic window AAATAAGATTGCTTATCCTTGATGTTGATGGAGTATTAACCGATGGGAAAATTATTTTAGATAACACAGGAAATGAAATAAAGTCCTTTTATGTAAGGGATGGTCATGGCATTAAAATGGCAATTAAAGCAGGTTTAAAAGTAGCTATAATAACAGGCAGGGACTCCAGGGTAGTTGAAAGAAGGGCAAAAGAGCTCGGTATCACAGAGCTTTACCAGGGCGTATTCAAAAAGTCAGCAGTCTACGAGTCCCTTCTTAAGAAATATCGCTGTAAAGACGAGAATGTGGCGTTTATGGGAGATGACATTGTGGATTTAGTCCTCCTTAAAAGAGCTGGCCTGCCTGCTGTGCCTGCTGATGCAGATGAGAGTGTTAAAAAATGGGCAGCATTTGTGTCTTCAAAAGAAGGAGGGAAGGGCGCTGCGAGGGAGCTGATCGAACTGATTTTAAAGGCATCAGGTATATGGAATAAAGTGTCAGGAGAGTCCCTTGGTTAATCTGCCCACAATCATCACTGTCAGTAGAATCCTTTTGATACCTTTCTTTGTGTTGCTGGTAGGGCCAAAACCTTTATTAGGGGCATCGCTTTTTGCATTTGCATCTCTTACAGACCTTTTAGATGGTTATTTAGCGAGGAGATCTAAACAGGTAACAAAGCTCGGGATACTCCTTGACCCGCTGGCAGACAAGCTCCTTGTTATTGCTGCTTTAATAGTTCTTGTTGATATAGGACTTATTCCTGCCTGGATAGCAATAGTTATTATAGCGAGAGAGTTCGTGGTGACAGGTTTAAGGATTATTGCACTGTCACGGGATATGATAATCCCTGCTGAACTGGGTGGAAAAATTAAGCTGGTTACCCAGATTGCAGCGATTCTTATCCTGTTTGTGCATCGTTCCTTTTTTGCTTTCGATCTCTACAACATTGGTATTGTTTTGCTCTGGAGCGCGATGATTATTGGCATTGTGTCAGGAGTTCAATATTTTATTTCATTCTGGAGACGTCTGTGATAAAAATTGAAAATGCAAAAGAACAAAAACTTAATTAACCACAGAGAACACAGAGGGCACGGAGAAAAAATAAAAATTATAATTCCCTATGTATTGAAAGATATAGAATTGGGGGAATGCTGAATTGAATTACGAGGTCTTTCTTATAATACTGGTTGCCTACATGATTGGTTGTATTCCTTCAGGTGTCGTTGTAGCGCGGCTGAAGGGTATAGACTTGAGGAAGGTCGGTAGTGGAAACATAGGTGCTACAAATGTTCTAAGGGCAGTCGGCAAGGGGGCTGCTGTCGTTACCCTCCTTGGAGATTCCCTCAAAGGCGCATTTGCTGTTTTGATTTGCAGATATTTTCTGGGTGGCGAAATGTGGGAGGGTATTGCCGGAATTGCAGCTATTTTAGGACATAATTTTTCGATCCTGCTCTCTTTTAAAGGGGGGAAAGGTGTTGCTACAGGCCTTGGAGTCCTTTTTGTTTATAGCCCGATAGTGGCTTTTATAACTCTTGGAATCTGGCTTGCTGTAGCTTTTTCTACAAAATACTCCTCCCTCGCTGCTATAGTGGCCTATAGCATTCTGCCATTAAGTTTTCTTCTCTTTGATGCCTCTAAAGTAAAGGTTGTTGCTGCTGTTATAATTGCGCTCTTGATATTGATAAAACATAAGTCTAATATAAAGAGACTTCTTGTCGGGACAGAGTCAAAGATAGGGGAGAGGATGACGGTTGAATAACATGCTGAAGTATATACTGCTTATGGCCTTGAATATGCTTTTGTTAACAGGAGTTGCCGGGGCTGAAGATACAAAGGGAGTAAAAAGCT from Nitrospirota bacterium includes these protein-coding regions:
- the plsY gene encoding glycerol-3-phosphate 1-O-acyltransferase PlsY → MNYEVFLIILVAYMIGCIPSGVVVARLKGIDLRKVGSGNIGATNVLRAVGKGAAVVTLLGDSLKGAFAVLICRYFLGGEMWEGIAGIAAILGHNFSILLSFKGGKGVATGLGVLFVYSPIVAFITLGIWLAVAFSTKYSSLAAIVAYSILPLSFLLFDASKVKVVAAVIIALLILIKHKSNIKRLLVGTESKIGERMTVE
- a CDS encoding HAD-IIIA family hydrolase; the encoded protein is MRFGKGLKARAKKIRLLILDVDGVLTDGKIILDNTGNEIKSFYVRDGHGIKMAIKAGLKVAIITGRDSRVVERRAKELGITELYQGVFKKSAVYESLLKKYRCKDENVAFMGDDIVDLVLLKRAGLPAVPADADESVKKWAAFVSSKEGGKGAARELIELILKASGIWNKVSGESLG
- the pgsA gene encoding CDP-diacylglycerol--glycerol-3-phosphate 3-phosphatidyltransferase, with translation MVNLPTIITVSRILLIPFFVLLVGPKPLLGASLFAFASLTDLLDGYLARRSKQVTKLGILLDPLADKLLVIAALIVLVDIGLIPAWIAIVIIAREFVVTGLRIIALSRDMIIPAELGGKIKLVTQIAAILILFVHRSFFAFDLYNIGIVLLWSAMIIGIVSGVQYFISFWRRL